The sequence TTGATTTCATTTCTCTCAACTCTTGACGGATACCCTCAACAATAGCAGTAACTGCATGTTTAGCAGCAGTGTAGAAATGAGCGTTTTCCAAGGATGCATAATATGGCCAGTAATACTGTCAACATTGTATAATACCagcaatataataattaatcaaCATTATAGCATTTGATAATAGTGTGTAACTATTATAACTCCATAACAAAGATTCTATGTCATGAAATACTCACCTACTGACTATTTATTCATTACTTCCAGCTAAAATAAATTACTACTAGTAACAAAATGGCTTTCGGCTAATACAAGGTAGGTATTGGTGACTAACTACTCCTAATAAAATGAACCTAATGATATGGCATAACTGTAATGCTTATCCTGTAAAATACAAAGCATTACGTTACatagtttatattaaaaaagtgATTTAAATGGTCAGCATTCTCAAACAATATATCAGCACTCACCCATTAGTTTATAAAGATATGTCCATCATCTATTCCTCTCTCTTTCAATTGAGTTCATGTACTCTCGTGTTATAATACATGGTGCAATACATTGACCTACAatagtaacaatatttatataatagtatGTCATTAGCATCAggatgtttttataaaaatgaatgaaatctTTCTTCGTTAAGTATACACAATAGCTCAATATATCTTTAGCCAGTTGTAAAATTCTAATACTttgtatttttaacaatataaggACTGCGATGTCAAAAttgtcatatgataaacatatgGTGGAAATTATACCTACCTCTAATATTTCTTTAAAGTGGTCTGTATGTCCTGTTAATATAGGTGTTTGATGTGACAACCCCgcattattaatacacacatCAACACCTCCAAACTGAGTTTTAGCAGCAGCAAAGACACTCTTTATCTCCTCTTCATTACATACATCACATTTTATAGCAACTATCTTTACCACTAGCACCACTTAACTGGCGTTGACAAAGCCTATAAAAGGTATATAGCTAAATATAGCCAACACCTCCTTCATTCAAAACCTCTATTTTATCTTATTTCTAGCCACTCCAATCACTATCATTCCTTTCTGTGCTAGTGTTACAGTTATAgctgctcctataccactactAGCTCCAGTTACTAAAGCTACACGACCTGTCCAACGCTCCATGTTATTCAATTATGGTTAAATtaaaactttgaaaaaaaattattaaatcatcacgattattttttttaataaaaccgTCCAACTTCAAACATTTGAGCAGTAGGCCTTACTTCCATTCTTGGTGAAGCAAAGATCACAGTACTGCTTACATCTTCAGCTAACAACACCTCACCGTACACAGTACATACCTTATATCTGTAtgactgttttaaatattttatacattaataGAAACCAAAGCAGCACATTTATATTGACAGATATACTGAAACAAATCTTGCATTATGAACAACTTTGTCATTGCCTTATTTAATTCCTCAATATCATCTTTTTCTCCCCTAAAAACTCTGTATGCACAAATCCAGGGGAAACAGACTACAAAATATATCATGTATAAATTACATCATTTATTTACTATACAATGACCTATACACAGCAGGGTAGGAATGAAGtttaagttgggggggggggggggggggggggggctgacctTTTATTTAGTTGTGTTATGTTATTAAACATCAAAAATGACCCAAAAAATTAAGTCAtcttttcattaaaagaaacaCAACTCTTTAGCTGTTTCTAATAAATTTATGTTATCAGTATGGTCCTTGTGTGTATGTAACAACATGACATGGTTTAGGTCGTTCTTTGGTCATAGTACTTCGTTGGTAATTTTTTAGTCAGCGTAAGGTTGAAAATGTGCGTTCCACTGTAGCAGAAGTCATTTGGTACGGCTAGATACAGCCTAATGTGTTAGTGTGTACATAGTCTTGAGTGTAAAATCAGGAGGGGCTTAGCCCCCCTGATTTGAAGTTGGAGGGGCTTCACCCCCCCTGCCCCTCCTTTCCTACCCCTATGCCTAT is a genomic window of Gigantopelta aegis isolate Gae_Host unplaced genomic scaffold, Gae_host_genome ctg6617_pilon_pilon, whole genome shotgun sequence containing:
- the LOC121366682 gene encoding dehydrogenase/reductase SDR family member 11-like; this translates as MERWTGRVALVTGASSGIGAAITVTLAQKGMIVIGVYYWPYYASLENAHFYTAAKHAVTAIVEGIRQELREMKSKCRVTSISPGLVRTEFIGRFTKADNIDEVMKKL